Proteins found in one Crassostrea angulata isolate pt1a10 chromosome 3, ASM2561291v2, whole genome shotgun sequence genomic segment:
- the LOC128178641 gene encoding uncharacterized protein LOC128178641 isoform X2, which yields MEYRALRKLAIVFGLVIHAQAEEFLVGTTLKLPCNIPESFSEFTWDKSATLIAEVKKGTASMATDPRVSVDTKENLGELSIRNIVEHDAGEYSCTVEFSNRLPQTTTYTVYIVDSTSKPPSTTTSTRVALSSTVSTDSTYDSTRKPPSTTTSTRVAQSSTVSTDSGTQSTNVLYTYILLTSKPPSTTTSTRVAVSSTVSTDSGTQSTNERICCCPCNTLPKDLAEEVEKMNLKILAYNEWFISWWENHRDRIGSNP from the exons ATGGAGTACAGAGCATTACGAAAGCTTGCAATTGTGTTCGGGCTTGTTATACATGCACAGGCGGAAG aatttttagtCGGAACAACTCTCAAGCTGCCTTGCAACATACCTGAGTCTTTCTCAGAG TTCACATGGGATAAATCGGCAACGTTGATAGCGGAAGTGAAGAAAGGCACTGCATCGATGGCGACGGATCCAAGAGTAAGCGTCGACACAAAGGAGAATCTCGGGGAATTATCCATCCGGAACATTGTTGAACACGATGCCGGGGAGTATTCTTGCACCGTGGAGTTTTCTAATCGGCTGCCACAAACCACTACATATACAGTCTACATTGTTG ACTCAACAAGTAAACCACCGAGCACGACTACGAGTACGAGAGTGGCTCTAAGTTCAACAGTCTCGACAGACTCCACTTATG ACTCAACAAGAAAACCACCGAGCACGACTACAAGTACGAGAGTGGCTCAAAGTTCGACAGTCTCGACAGACTCAGGTACTCAAAGCACCAATG tgttatatacatatattctaTTGACAAGTAAACCACCGAGCACGACTACGAGTACGAGAGTGGCTGTAAGTTCAACAGTCTCGACAGACTCGGGTACTCAAAGCACCAATG aaAGAATTTGTTGCTGCCCCTGCAACACTCTCCCAAAAGATCTTGCAGAAGAAgtggaaaaaatgaatttaaaaattttggc ATACAACGAGTGGTTTATAAGCTGGTGGGAAAATCACAGAGACCGAATAGGTTCGAATCCCTGA
- the LOC128178641 gene encoding uncharacterized protein LOC128178641 isoform X1, which yields MEYRALRKLAIVFGLVIHAQAEEFLVGTTLKLPCNIPESFSEFTWDKSATLIAEVKKGTASMATDPRVSVDTKENLGELSIRNIVEHDAGEYSCTVEFSNRLPQTTTYTVYIVDSTSKPPSTTTSTRVALSSTVSTDSTYDSTRKPPSTTTSTRVAQSSTVSTDSERICCCPCNTLPKDLAEEVEKMNLKILAYNEWFISWWENHRDRIGSNP from the exons ATGGAGTACAGAGCATTACGAAAGCTTGCAATTGTGTTCGGGCTTGTTATACATGCACAGGCGGAAG aatttttagtCGGAACAACTCTCAAGCTGCCTTGCAACATACCTGAGTCTTTCTCAGAG TTCACATGGGATAAATCGGCAACGTTGATAGCGGAAGTGAAGAAAGGCACTGCATCGATGGCGACGGATCCAAGAGTAAGCGTCGACACAAAGGAGAATCTCGGGGAATTATCCATCCGGAACATTGTTGAACACGATGCCGGGGAGTATTCTTGCACCGTGGAGTTTTCTAATCGGCTGCCACAAACCACTACATATACAGTCTACATTGTTG ACTCAACAAGTAAACCACCGAGCACGACTACGAGTACGAGAGTGGCTCTAAGTTCAACAGTCTCGACAGACTCCACTTATG ACTCAACAAGAAAACCACCGAGCACGACTACAAGTACGAGAGTGGCTCAAAGTTCGACAGTCTCGACAGACTCAG aaAGAATTTGTTGCTGCCCCTGCAACACTCTCCCAAAAGATCTTGCAGAAGAAgtggaaaaaatgaatttaaaaattttggc ATACAACGAGTGGTTTATAAGCTGGTGGGAAAATCACAGAGACCGAATAGGTTCGAATCCCTGA